The Streptomyces cynarae genome contains a region encoding:
- a CDS encoding PPOX class F420-dependent oxidoreductase, translated as MHALLDQLGTGKYLLVTSYRRNGTPVATPVWVVRDGDALGVWTAADSWKVKRIRARSDVLVGPCDVRGKPTGEQIPATAEICDAAATARYRQLIARKYGLVGRLTLLGSRLRRGEKGTVGIRVTPAQA; from the coding sequence ATGCACGCGCTCCTGGATCAGCTCGGAACGGGCAAGTACCTGTTGGTCACCAGCTACCGCCGGAACGGCACCCCGGTCGCCACCCCGGTCTGGGTGGTGCGGGACGGCGACGCGCTCGGTGTGTGGACCGCCGCGGACTCCTGGAAGGTGAAGCGCATCCGGGCCCGCTCCGACGTCCTCGTCGGCCCCTGCGACGTGCGCGGCAAGCCGACCGGCGAGCAGATCCCCGCCACCGCCGAGATCTGCGACGCGGCCGCCACCGCCCGCTACCGGCAACTGATCGCACGCAAGTACGGCCTCGTCGGCCGCCTCACCCTTCTCGGCAGCCGGCTGCGGCGCGGCGAGAAGGGCACGGTCGGCATCCGGGTGACGCCTGCTCAGGCGTAG
- a CDS encoding sulfite exporter TauE/SafE family protein — protein sequence MDVGAVVLLAGAGVASGLAGSIAGLASLFSYPALLAAGLPPVAANVTNTVALFSNTVGTAVASREELHGQRRRLVRLALLAAAGGSAGAALLLGTSSSAFERVVPWLIALGSVLILAREPLRRLVARHPSRGGGVRAKLPSACAVLVVGLYGGYFGAAAGVLMLAVLSLSASEPLPVTNAVKNIATGAANVAAAVAYAFLAPVDWTAATALGLGCLVGSRMGPVIVRRLPETPLRISIALAGLGLAFSLWRQAGGR from the coding sequence GTGGACGTCGGCGCCGTTGTGCTGCTCGCGGGAGCGGGAGTCGCCTCCGGGCTCGCCGGTTCGATCGCCGGTCTGGCCTCGCTGTTCAGTTATCCCGCGCTGCTGGCCGCCGGGCTCCCGCCGGTCGCCGCCAACGTGACCAACACCGTGGCGCTGTTCTCCAACACGGTGGGCACCGCGGTCGCCTCAAGGGAGGAACTCCATGGCCAGCGCCGACGTCTCGTGCGGCTCGCCCTGCTCGCGGCTGCGGGAGGCTCGGCCGGCGCGGCCCTGCTTCTGGGCACCTCGTCCTCGGCGTTCGAGCGTGTCGTGCCGTGGTTGATCGCCCTGGGGTCCGTACTCATCCTGGCCCGCGAGCCGTTGCGCCGGCTGGTGGCGAGACATCCGTCGAGGGGCGGCGGCGTCCGCGCCAAACTGCCGTCGGCGTGCGCGGTGCTCGTGGTGGGGCTGTACGGCGGCTACTTCGGCGCTGCGGCGGGTGTCCTGATGCTGGCCGTGCTGTCGCTGTCCGCGAGTGAGCCCCTGCCCGTCACCAACGCCGTGAAGAACATCGCCACGGGTGCCGCCAACGTCGCCGCGGCCGTCGCCTACGCCTTCCTGGCCCCGGTCGACTGGACGGCCGCGACCGCGCTCGGGCTCGGCTGCCTCGTCGGCAGCCGGATGGGCCCGGTGATCGTACGGCGCCTGCCCGAGACCCCGCTGCGGATCTCCATCGCCCTGGCGGGCCTCGGCCTGGCCTTCTCCCTCTGGCGCCAGGCAGGCGGACGGTGA
- a CDS encoding gluconate:H+ symporter, whose translation MPLVVVAISVLILLFLMTKLRLNGFAALLLVAVGVALVQGIPLEKIPDVLSDGIGGQIGDTMLTIGLGAMVGRVMGDSGAAQRIAGRLLDVCGPRWVQVAMVLTAMLIGVTMFYEVAFVIIVPIAFTLVRVTRANLLWVGLPMSIALSTMHSFLPPHPGPTAVAATFHASVGLTLFYGLFIAVPVGALIALVWPRLPFVRSMNPSIPTGLVSDRVFTEEEMPGMGWSLSVALLPVVLIAGAAVTDLATSASGPVLHFVAFIGSAPIALLLTLCVAIWAFGPRIGRSLEEVGASCRSAAQAMAMILLVIGAGGAFKQVLVDGGISDYIKHATDGWSLSPIILAWLIAAILRVALGSATVAVVTASGVALPLLAGSGVHPEMMVLAVSCGSIAFSHVNDPGFWMFKEYFNLSVLDAIKARTTYTTVLAILGLGGVLAMESILDAIGV comes from the coding sequence ATGCCACTTGTTGTCGTAGCGATCAGCGTGCTGATCCTGCTCTTCTTGATGACGAAGCTCAGACTCAACGGCTTCGCCGCCCTGTTGCTGGTGGCCGTGGGCGTCGCCCTCGTCCAGGGCATCCCGCTGGAGAAGATCCCCGACGTCCTCTCCGACGGCATCGGCGGGCAGATCGGCGACACCATGCTCACCATCGGGCTCGGCGCCATGGTCGGACGGGTGATGGGGGACTCCGGCGCCGCCCAGCGGATCGCCGGAAGGCTGCTCGACGTCTGCGGCCCCCGCTGGGTCCAGGTCGCCATGGTGCTGACCGCCATGCTGATCGGCGTCACGATGTTCTACGAGGTCGCGTTCGTCATCATCGTGCCCATCGCGTTCACGCTGGTACGGGTCACGAGGGCCAACCTGCTGTGGGTCGGCCTGCCGATGTCGATCGCCCTGTCCACCATGCACAGCTTCCTGCCGCCGCACCCCGGCCCCACCGCCGTCGCCGCGACCTTCCACGCCTCGGTCGGACTGACCCTGTTCTACGGCCTGTTCATCGCCGTCCCGGTCGGCGCCCTGATCGCCCTGGTGTGGCCACGTCTTCCGTTCGTCCGGAGCATGAACCCGTCCATACCCACCGGCCTGGTCAGCGACCGTGTCTTCACCGAGGAGGAGATGCCCGGCATGGGCTGGTCCCTGTCGGTCGCCCTCCTGCCCGTGGTGCTGATCGCCGGCGCGGCGGTGACCGACCTGGCCACCTCCGCCTCCGGCCCCGTCCTGCACTTCGTCGCCTTCATCGGCTCGGCGCCCATCGCCCTGCTGCTCACCCTGTGCGTCGCGATCTGGGCGTTCGGACCGCGGATCGGCCGCAGTCTGGAGGAGGTCGGCGCCTCGTGCCGGTCGGCCGCCCAGGCGATGGCGATGATCCTGCTGGTGATCGGTGCGGGCGGGGCGTTCAAGCAGGTCCTCGTCGACGGCGGGATCTCCGACTACATCAAGCACGCCACCGACGGCTGGTCCCTGTCGCCGATCATCCTCGCCTGGCTCATCGCGGCCATCCTCCGCGTGGCCCTCGGCTCGGCGACCGTCGCCGTCGTCACCGCGTCGGGCGTGGCCCTCCCACTGCTGGCGGGCAGCGGCGTGCACCCGGAGATGATGGTCCTCGCCGTCTCCTGTGGTTCGATCGCGTTCTCCCATGTGAACGACCCGGGCTTCTGGATGTTCAAGGAGTACTTCAACCTCTCCGTCCTCGACGCGATCAAGGCACGCACCACCTACACGACGGTCCTCGCGATCCTGGGTCTCGGCGGGGTCCTCGCCATGGAGTCGATCCTGGACGCCATCGGCGTGTGA
- a CDS encoding choice-of-anchor D domain-containing protein, producing the protein MLTACLLPGAAGALPLIAATEAHADQTTVSVDNLRTGWDPNEPGLAPSQVSSSDFGQQFSTAVDGQVYAQPLVVGKTVVAATENNKVYGLDSATGKINWTVNLGAPWPASAIGCGDLQPNLGVTSTPVYDAATKTVYLTAKVNDGPDTQHPNWYIHALDAASGVERGGWPVKVQGAPVNDPSHPFNAFTAGQRPGLLLMGGSVYAAFASHCDIGPYVGYVLGVNTSTRSTTLWATEDANANGKAGIWMSGGGLVSDGPGRILLSTGNGVSPAPGPGSKPPGQLAESVVRLGVNSDGTMSAQDFFSPSNAPQLDQNDTDLGSGGPVALPGSPFGTGQHPHLLVQIGKDGRLFLLDRDNLGGRSQGPGGSDAVLGNFGPYEGVWGHPGVYGGEGGYVYTIGSRGPLRAFAYGVTGSGLPALSSAGASSGTFGYTSGSPVVTSTGTTAGSALVWAVYTDGSNGANAQLRAYDAVPVNGTMKLRWSAPIGTASKFSVPATDGGRVYVGTRDGHVLAFGRPSSAALTGNPVDFGKVPVGSTAKATATVTATRDVTITAVSTPSGSRFSAAPTGLPRTLHAGDTYSVPVTFSPTSTGADSSVLNFTTNLGTIGIGLTGYGTQSGLTPTPATLNFDTVATGTSKTLGVTFTNTGTQPETITGTSPPNAPFSATGLPANGTVVQPQQSVTVQVKYAPTAAGDNTGTLSVTGQNGTAKVTLTGTAVVGQARLTVTPTSTDFGQVPVGQSVTRTFDIKNTGNVPLTITKAAPPAAPFHVSNPVSEGQVIGPEDVVHQAVTFSPTSIGSVTGTYQLTSDDGRGPQNETLTGSGTPAGNGINVPAPGAGGWKLNGSAQLSGGDLQLTQATGEQAGSAVFPVPVVTDGLKATFTTVIGGGSGADGLTFSLLDPARTTPSALGAKGGGLGWSGQPGVAVTFDTYSNSGDPSSNFVGIATAGTGDKLTYAATTTAVPNLRSGTHAVSVSVTGTTLTVTMDGTTLLKTAVPSLSPTALLAFTGGTGGQTDIHTVRNVGITAAAYAVPPPGPNGWSFNGSAQLSGTDLVLTKAVSNAKGSALQATPVPAARLRAHFTASIGGGSGADGLAFLLLDPAKTTPTSLGADGGGLGYAGLPGVAVTLDTYANAGDPSSNFVGVATGGNGDRLQYAATSTAIPSLRSGTHTVDVTVTTAGHLLVSLDGKQIIDTPVTLPQNVRVGFSGATGGATDNHTVLGGVKIAY; encoded by the coding sequence ATGCTGACGGCCTGTCTGCTGCCCGGTGCAGCCGGAGCGTTGCCGCTGATTGCGGCCACGGAGGCCCACGCCGACCAGACGACGGTCTCGGTTGACAATCTCCGTACCGGCTGGGACCCGAATGAGCCCGGCCTGGCGCCCTCCCAGGTGTCCAGCTCGGACTTCGGCCAGCAGTTCTCCACCGCCGTGGACGGCCAGGTCTACGCCCAGCCGCTGGTGGTCGGAAAGACGGTCGTGGCTGCCACCGAGAACAACAAGGTCTACGGACTGGACTCGGCCACCGGAAAGATCAACTGGACGGTCAACCTCGGTGCGCCGTGGCCGGCTTCGGCCATCGGCTGCGGTGACCTCCAACCCAATCTCGGCGTGACGTCGACCCCCGTGTACGACGCGGCCACCAAGACCGTCTACCTCACCGCGAAGGTCAATGACGGCCCTGACACCCAGCACCCCAACTGGTACATCCATGCCCTCGACGCGGCCAGCGGCGTCGAACGCGGCGGCTGGCCGGTGAAGGTGCAGGGCGCTCCGGTCAACGACCCCAGCCACCCCTTCAACGCGTTCACCGCAGGCCAGCGCCCCGGCCTGCTCCTGATGGGCGGATCGGTGTACGCGGCGTTCGCCTCGCACTGCGACATCGGCCCCTACGTCGGCTATGTGCTCGGCGTCAACACCTCGACCCGCTCGACCACCTTGTGGGCCACCGAGGACGCCAACGCCAACGGCAAGGCCGGCATCTGGATGAGCGGCGGGGGCCTGGTCTCGGACGGGCCGGGCAGGATCCTCCTCTCCACCGGCAACGGAGTCTCCCCGGCGCCCGGCCCCGGCTCCAAGCCTCCGGGCCAACTCGCCGAGTCGGTGGTCCGACTGGGCGTCAACAGCGACGGCACGATGTCGGCCCAGGACTTCTTCAGTCCGAGCAACGCTCCGCAACTGGACCAGAACGACACCGATCTCGGCTCCGGCGGCCCCGTGGCGCTGCCCGGTTCGCCCTTCGGCACCGGCCAGCATCCTCATCTCCTGGTCCAGATCGGCAAGGACGGCCGGCTCTTCCTCCTCGACCGGGACAACCTCGGCGGCCGTAGCCAGGGGCCGGGCGGCAGCGACGCGGTGCTCGGCAACTTCGGTCCGTACGAGGGCGTCTGGGGACACCCGGGCGTGTACGGGGGCGAGGGCGGCTATGTGTACACGATCGGCAGCCGCGGGCCGTTGCGGGCCTTCGCCTACGGTGTCACTGGCTCGGGCCTGCCCGCCCTGTCCAGCGCGGGTGCGAGCAGCGGCACGTTCGGCTACACCTCGGGCTCGCCGGTGGTGACCTCCACCGGGACGACCGCAGGCTCCGCGCTCGTGTGGGCGGTCTACACGGACGGTTCCAACGGAGCGAACGCCCAGCTGCGCGCGTACGACGCCGTGCCGGTGAACGGAACAATGAAACTGCGCTGGTCCGCCCCGATCGGCACCGCATCGAAGTTCTCCGTGCCCGCCACCGACGGCGGACGCGTCTACGTCGGCACCCGCGACGGCCACGTGCTCGCCTTCGGCCGTCCGTCCAGCGCCGCGCTGACGGGCAACCCGGTGGACTTCGGAAAGGTGCCCGTGGGCAGCACCGCCAAGGCCACGGCGACCGTCACCGCGACCCGCGACGTGACCATCACCGCGGTGTCCACGCCCTCGGGCAGCAGGTTCTCCGCCGCGCCCACCGGTCTGCCGCGCACGCTGCACGCGGGCGACACCTACTCGGTCCCGGTCACGTTCTCACCGACGTCGACCGGAGCGGACAGTTCGGTCCTGAACTTCACCACCAATCTGGGCACGATCGGCATCGGCCTGACCGGATACGGCACCCAATCAGGCCTCACGCCCACCCCGGCCACACTCAACTTCGACACCGTAGCCACCGGAACGTCCAAGACCCTGGGGGTGACCTTCACCAACACCGGGACCCAGCCCGAGACGATCACGGGCACGAGCCCGCCGAACGCCCCCTTCAGTGCCACCGGCCTGCCCGCGAACGGCACCGTCGTCCAGCCTCAGCAGTCGGTCACCGTCCAGGTGAAGTACGCACCGACCGCCGCCGGTGACAACACCGGGACGCTGTCGGTCACCGGGCAGAACGGCACCGCGAAGGTCACCCTCACCGGTACGGCGGTGGTCGGCCAGGCACGGCTGACGGTGACGCCCACCTCCACCGATTTCGGCCAGGTCCCCGTCGGACAGTCCGTCACCAGGACCTTCGACATCAAGAACACCGGTAACGTCCCGCTGACCATCACCAAGGCGGCACCGCCCGCAGCTCCGTTCCACGTCAGCAACCCGGTGAGCGAAGGCCAGGTCATCGGCCCGGAGGACGTGGTGCACCAGGCCGTCACCTTCTCCCCGACGTCCATCGGCTCGGTCACCGGCACCTACCAGCTCACCTCGGACGACGGCCGGGGCCCGCAGAACGAGACGCTCACCGGTAGCGGAACCCCGGCCGGCAACGGGATCAACGTTCCGGCGCCCGGAGCCGGCGGCTGGAAGCTCAACGGATCCGCGCAGTTGTCCGGCGGCGACCTCCAGCTCACACAGGCAACCGGCGAGCAGGCGGGCTCGGCGGTCTTCCCCGTCCCCGTGGTGACCGACGGCCTCAAGGCGACGTTCACCACTGTCATCGGCGGCGGCAGCGGCGCCGACGGCCTGACCTTCAGTCTGCTGGACCCGGCCAGGACCACCCCGAGCGCACTCGGCGCCAAGGGCGGGGGCCTGGGCTGGTCGGGACAACCCGGCGTGGCGGTCACCTTCGACACGTACAGCAACTCGGGCGACCCGTCGTCGAACTTCGTCGGCATCGCCACCGCGGGAACCGGTGACAAACTCACCTACGCGGCGACCACCACCGCCGTCCCCAACCTGCGCTCCGGCACCCACGCCGTCTCCGTGTCCGTCACCGGGACCACCCTCACGGTCACCATGGACGGCACCACGCTGCTGAAGACCGCGGTGCCCTCGCTCAGCCCCACGGCCCTGCTGGCCTTCACCGGCGGCACCGGCGGGCAGACCGACATCCACACGGTGAGGAACGTGGGCATCACCGCCGCCGCGTACGCGGTGCCGCCGCCCGGGCCCAACGGCTGGTCGTTCAACGGCTCGGCCCAGCTGTCCGGCACCGACCTGGTCCTCACCAAGGCCGTCTCGAACGCCAAGGGATCCGCCCTCCAGGCCACCCCCGTACCGGCGGCGCGACTGCGGGCCCACTTCACCGCCTCGATCGGCGGCGGCAGCGGCGCCGACGGCTTGGCCTTCCTCCTGCTCGACCCCGCCAAGACGACCCCCACGTCCCTCGGCGCGGACGGCGGCGGCCTCGGTTACGCGGGACTGCCGGGTGTCGCCGTAACCCTGGACACCTATGCCAACGCAGGCGACCCCTCGTCCAACTTCGTCGGAGTGGCCACCGGCGGCAACGGCGACCGACTGCAGTACGCAGCCACCTCGACCGCCATCCCCTCCCTGCGGAGCGGCACCCACACGGTCGACGTGACCGTGACGACCGCCGGGCATCTGCTCGTCAGCCTGGACGGCAAGCAGATCATCGACACCCCGGTGACCCTGCCGCAGAACGTGCGGGTCGGGTTCAGCGGAGCCACCGGTGGAGCGACGGACAATCACACGGTCCTCGGCGGCGTCAAGATCGCCTACTGA
- a CDS encoding COG4315 family predicted lipoprotein produces the protein MRRRITPLLVALAAACCTAAAPAPQQHTAAPAPPPLTVMVGDTDTLGRILTDSEGRTLYRYDLEHDGTVVCVASCTATRKPLLTRLGTELRLPPGIAGTLGTVSRPDGGDQVTYNGSPLYLFTGDAKPSDTNGVTLDWHVLQPRDAPTARAAQTAGAARAGSRAGGDPGKASPRSRSVRARPPSPPASVPRA, from the coding sequence ATGCGCAGACGCATCACCCCCCTTCTGGTGGCGCTCGCCGCCGCGTGTTGCACCGCCGCGGCCCCAGCCCCACAGCAGCACACCGCAGCACCGGCGCCGCCGCCGCTGACCGTCATGGTCGGCGACACCGACACACTGGGACGCATCCTCACGGACTCGGAGGGACGCACGCTCTACCGCTACGACCTCGAGCACGACGGCACCGTCGTCTGTGTCGCGTCCTGTACGGCCACCCGCAAGCCGCTGCTCACCCGGCTCGGCACCGAACTGCGACTGCCGCCCGGCATCGCGGGAACGCTCGGCACGGTCTCCCGCCCCGACGGCGGCGACCAGGTCACGTACAACGGCTCACCCCTCTACCTCTTCACCGGGGACGCGAAGCCGTCCGACACCAACGGGGTGACTCTCGACTGGCATGTGCTCCAGCCCCGCGACGCCCCGACCGCCCGGGCCGCCCAGACGGCTGGGGCGGCCCGCGCCGGCTCGAGGGCCGGAGGAGACCCCGGGAAGGCGTCACCGCGTTCCCGGTCTGTCAGGGCCAGGCCGCCGTCTCCACCCGCTTCCGTGCCGAGAGCTTGA
- a CDS encoding TetR/AcrR family transcriptional regulator gives MARAGLTTERLVRAGAELADEVGFDQVTVSALARRFDVKVASLYSHLKSSHDLKTRIALLALEELADRAAEALAGRAGRDALTAFANVYRDYAREHPGRYAAARFRLDPETAAASAGGRHAQMTRAILRGYDLTEPDQTHAVRLLGSVFHGYVSLEAAGGFSHSAPDSQESWTWILDRLDALLRNWPANAGT, from the coding sequence ATGGCGCGCGCAGGGCTGACCACCGAACGCCTGGTCCGGGCAGGGGCGGAACTGGCCGACGAGGTCGGCTTCGACCAGGTCACCGTTTCCGCGCTCGCCAGGCGGTTCGATGTCAAGGTCGCAAGCCTGTACTCGCACCTGAAGAGCTCCCACGACCTCAAGACCCGGATCGCCCTGCTGGCCCTTGAGGAACTCGCCGACCGGGCCGCCGAGGCGCTGGCCGGGCGGGCCGGCAGGGACGCCCTGACGGCCTTCGCGAACGTCTACCGCGACTACGCCCGCGAGCACCCGGGCCGCTACGCGGCGGCGCGGTTCCGGCTCGACCCGGAGACGGCGGCCGCCAGCGCCGGGGGCAGGCACGCGCAGATGACGCGTGCGATCCTGCGCGGCTACGACCTGACGGAACCGGACCAGACGCACGCGGTCCGGCTGCTGGGCAGCGTCTTCCACGGCTACGTCAGCCTGGAGGCGGCCGGAGGCTTCAGTCACAGTGCTCCCGACTCGCAGGAGTCCTGGACATGGATCCTGGACCGCCTCGATGCCCTGCTGCGCAACTGGCCCGCGAACGCGGGCACTTGA
- a CDS encoding GDSL-type esterase/lipase family protein: MSTHWITTPVTADLLRGALDLERTAHGVLPHRLPARARAQCADPQLALAESQPSGVRLAFRTRATAVELDALPTKRVYAGAPPRPDGVYDLLVDGHLAGRASVPGGHTLTIDMATGAAEHRPGQAGTLRFTDLPDRLKEVEIWLPHNETTELVALRTDAPVEPVPDRGRKVWLHHGSSISHGSDAASPTTTWPALAAALAGVELINLGLGGSALLDPFTARTLRDTPADLISIKIGINVVNTDLMRLRAFTSAVHGFLDTIREGHPTTPLLVVSPLLCPIHEDTPGPSVPDFTALAAGRLSFRAAGDPAEVAQGKLTLAVIRDELARIVRQRAADDPHLHHLDGRDLYGEADAAELPLPDELHPDAATHRRIGERFAKLAFTADGPFRP; the protein is encoded by the coding sequence ATGAGCACCCACTGGATCACCACACCCGTCACCGCGGACCTCCTGCGCGGCGCCCTCGACCTGGAGCGCACCGCGCACGGCGTCCTGCCGCACCGGCTGCCCGCCCGGGCCCGCGCCCAGTGCGCCGACCCGCAACTCGCCCTGGCCGAGTCCCAGCCCTCCGGTGTCCGGCTGGCCTTCCGCACCCGGGCCACCGCCGTGGAACTGGACGCGCTGCCGACCAAGCGCGTCTACGCGGGCGCCCCGCCCCGCCCGGACGGCGTCTACGACCTGCTCGTCGACGGCCACCTGGCGGGCCGGGCCAGTGTGCCGGGCGGCCACACCCTCACGATCGACATGGCCACCGGAGCCGCCGAACACCGGCCCGGACAGGCCGGCACCCTCCGCTTCACCGACCTGCCCGACCGGCTCAAGGAGGTGGAGATCTGGCTCCCGCACAACGAGACCACCGAGCTCGTCGCCCTGCGCACCGACGCGCCTGTGGAGCCCGTACCGGACCGGGGCCGCAAGGTGTGGCTGCACCACGGCAGTTCGATCAGTCACGGCTCCGACGCCGCGAGCCCCACCACCACCTGGCCCGCGCTCGCCGCCGCCCTCGCCGGCGTGGAACTGATCAACCTGGGTCTGGGCGGCAGCGCCCTGCTCGACCCGTTCACCGCCCGCACCCTGCGCGACACCCCCGCCGACCTGATCAGCATCAAGATCGGCATCAATGTTGTCAACACCGATCTGATGCGTCTGCGTGCCTTCACCTCCGCCGTGCACGGCTTCCTCGACACCATCCGCGAAGGCCACCCCACCACACCGCTGCTGGTCGTCTCGCCCCTGCTGTGCCCCATCCACGAGGACACCCCCGGCCCCAGCGTCCCGGACTTCACCGCCCTCGCCGCAGGGCGACTGAGCTTCCGGGCCGCCGGGGATCCGGCGGAGGTGGCGCAGGGCAAGCTGACCCTCGCCGTCATCCGTGACGAGCTGGCCCGGATCGTACGGCAGCGGGCGGCCGACGACCCGCACCTGCACCATCTCGACGGCCGCGACCTCTACGGCGAGGCGGACGCCGCCGAACTGCCACTGCCCGACGAA